ATAGATTGTCAGTAAAAGACTAGAAAAAGTGTACATGGGATATTAACTAGTAAATAAGGGTAATAAAATGGTGAAGAAGAAACAAGGTTTGTTTAAATAGCCTTTTGTCTTaaattccctatctctggtgataaggatacTTTCTATCCTCCTGGTACAGGAAGGGTATTTTTCACATGGGAGACTTATCTCCTGCTTTCTTGGGGACAAAAGAGGGTCAGAGTGTTCTTCTTGTACCAGCTGTTTCTTAAGGatctttaattcaaaataatcagtatGCCAAAATGGaattttggggtgacatattGTGAACCTCTACAGATCTCAAACGTCAATCAAGGTGGTAATGGTTAAATAATATATGATGCAACCATACTGTGGAATACCACACAGCTTTTAAAgagtgtgaatgaaaaatgttacctgtcatatcagtaaacaaaggatgttgcagccatcaagccaccaACACCCTTCCccaaacacaggatactggccccagatagctgacaTACATATCAaaagaatgatttcaatgagtccagacttttgcatcttcccatacatagaaaagcgctaaatgcattaacttgagatgtctggttttcttcaattaacagtaatcttttgatatcCCAACTACCTGATTTTTGTtacaaaaactcctatatatcctggctcctcccttacctctttggagcagtcctttagagctatctgagaggctgtctcccatgcttgaagtcctcagaaatccgctgaataaaacataattttcaacttttaggttgtggtttgttttgtttttttttcagtcaacaaaagAATAAGGTCAACCAAAAAAAGATATCCAAGATATATTGTCAAGTGAAAAAATTTGCAtactgggactttcctggtggtccagtggctaagactgcgctcccaatgaagggggcctgggttcaatccctggtcagggaactagatcccacatgccgcaactaagagttcacatgctgcaactaaagatcctgcatgccacaactaaagacctggcgcagccaaataaataaattttttttttgaaaaagaaaaaatttgcgGACTAATATGTAcagtataattatataaataagatACTCCTTAATTTCCCCAGCATTACTCCTATATTACTCATCCTTAAACAAATAAATCTCTGCTACTACACCTCATCCTGAAGAATCCTGGAGGATGCTCCAAAACAACTCATTCTGGAGCATGCTGTCTTGAATTGCTCACATGAGAAGTATCTTTCTCAGAAATCAATGCCTGAAAATTGAAGTCTAATGGCAAGACTTCTGACttgaagtattttttattttctctgaacacACCATCTCAATCCATATGTCTGTATTTCTTGCCCAGCATTCCCACAGGCCCACTGACatattatttcctctcttctggAAGATGACTGCCTTATCTCTCTTTAATTGCATAACCAGAGCAATTTCAGGTGTGACTAAAGGCCTTTGTTTTACCTTAGACCGTCTTGAGTAGTCCCTCTAACTTTggtaaaaatgtgtgtgtgtgtgtgtgtgtgtgtgtgtgtgtgtgtgtgtgtgcgtaaaTGCCCAGTAAAAGATCTGAAAGGAAACTCATCGTATgaaaactgagcaggaccctgtggggaccTCCTGGGTACTCCATTTCTTGTTTGAAGGAAATAGGCTTCATCCAGCCTCCAtgactttccctgagttccaaagggcagattcaaacagttgctaatcagagAAGTgggggaatgcagaaacaaaggaggagcagtcaagaaacaatagtgcagcaatgaaagCTGGGTCCTGGTTCCTGCTCAaggaatatatataacaatatcttcgagttcttctgcaggaactaaggcccccaatcaggtggaggatggtaacttcaggctgagcacaacattcctggagcaccaccctgttacctcaccacccaccaatcagaagaaagtcacacaccctgcagccctcacccacaaattttgcctataaaaacctACCCTcaaaccatcagggagtttgaGGTTCTTGAGgatgagccacccattctccttgcttggccctgcaataaacctttctctgctccagactctaatgtttcggtttgtttggcctcactgtgcgttggGCACACAAACTTGTGTTCAGTAACAGCCAGCAGGCTAGAATCAAGTCTGCAACATAATCCATTCCAGTTTATCAAGTCTTAatgcctttctctgctccaaaatcCCATGTTTAGGtttatttggcctcactgtgtgtcaggcacatgaacttgtgttCAGTAACAATATTATTCTCAGCAATTACCTCTGAGTAAAGGAATAGGTTTGGTGAGTGAATGAAAGGGAGAATTTCGCTTTTCACTCTATAAACTTCTACACtattagatttaaaataaaataagcctggatttatataaatgaaacataacacataatattttatacagtGTTTACAATTCAAGACAATTTAAAACAACCAAATAACTTGCTTGAGGTTTTCAGTAGGATCCAGACTCTGCTACTGAGAACCTCAGGCAAGTTTCCCTCTCAAAAGCCTTTGTTCTACTCATGGACACCTCCACAGGATTATCTATATTACTTTAGATGAATGCTGTGAGTGGCAGAAAATTCTGACTCAAAATGCATCTTCAGGATGTTGGCTTTGCCCTCAGGCTGCTTCACCACCTGGCTGCAAGATGGTTGCTGAGATCTGGGTATGACACCCAGAAATGACTTACCTTGAGGAAGAAAAGCTGTCTCTAGTACTATTGGCTCTTCCTTAGGAGCCAGGAAACCTTTCCAGTAGGTTTCCACTAATCATAGGGATAGAGTAGGATAGTTACACAGGTAGTTTTAGAAATCCCACTGGGGGATTGTAGATGGAGAGGGAAACTTAGGGAACTTTGGGAGACCACTGtgagttaatgatcactcaagaaagctaTCAGAACATCATGGAATGAAGCACGGCTTGCTTAACTATAAAGCCATTAATAAAAGCATGAGATACACCCCAGgccattaagtgaaaaaatgagGTCTGCATCCTGCTGGTCAAGTCCAGCAAGATAAGGATCCTTAGAACCAAGAACAGGAATATAAGGGAAAGGTGACATTCCAAAGTAGGAGACCCTCATTATcctgaaacctgagatgattttaaatattttagtatatgttaccacCCTTCTGCTGATTTGAATAAGCGCCATGACAGTTCTAGTTTGACCTTGTAGGGTCAAACACTCTCCTGCCTAATGTGAAGGAGGAGCTAGTGATGCAAGCCTGATATCTActcaaagaatgaggaagaaggcggtcttcccccgcccctgccccactTTCCTTTAACTATAAAAATGTAGCCCACTTAATTCTTAGGGCAGAGCACCTTGTCAGCCTGCTTGTATCCCTTACAAGTGTCCTATGTTAATAAGTCTACTTCTTGCCTCTCCCTGAATTCCTTCTGTGCGAGGTATAAAGAACCCTACCTCTGAAAGTCCAGATGCCAGGTTAGTGATTCTAATTAAaagaccatgggttcaagtcccaatctgggttttggctgggttcgagtcctggcctgtgggttcaagtcccaaacTGAAGTGCACGGTTGCACTAGCATATCATTTGCCAGAGTCTGGTAAGTTGCCCATCCCTAAACCAGTCATTGGCAAGAGGAATAGATTTGTACAACTGGCTTAGAATGATCAGAATGCTCACCTTGCCACTCTAGAAACTGGGAACGGGAGAAGTTTCCCTTGAAGCATATGGTTGTGTAGAGAGGGGCAAGTACCTGAACATTACGGCTCTGCTTGAGGAGCAGACAGGAAGGAATGGATGCAGGATAGGAGCCCCACACTGTGAATGCTAGTCTTCGGGCCTGTCAATCTCATCCCGCTCCAAACTGTACTCCTGTTCATCTTTCAGGAAGAATCTAATCCACCTCATGCATTTCCTACTTCAGGGAACGATCTCTTTGGCTGCGCAGTCGTCCAAGTCAGAAAGCACCAAGTCATCATGatattcctcccttccccctcccttcttaATCTGTTAGAAAATCTTGTCAATTATACCTTCTAAATCACTCTTGATTTTGTCTCTTCTTCATCCTGCAGCTGCTGCTTTTTTGTCCCATTCCATGTTATCTCTCACCAAAaccattttattattctctttttaaaatatataatttttcaaattataaaactattacaTATCTATTATATACATGGTTGATccatccagaaaataaaaagcacctgCAATAACACTGCTCAGAGATAATGATTGTGGacatttttgtgtatattcttcTTTGCTTCTCTCTATGTATGAATCCACATATATaggtaaaaaaaatattacttagtTTTATTGAGATCAAACTACTTTATAGTATTTTCTATTAACGAAATAGTATGAAATATCTCCACGAGAATAAATATTCTTCTAGGTAGTCATTTTAAGAGCTGCATTATATTTTACCTTACCAAGATTTCATAATCTAGTTACACAAGGCCTTATTCCTAGATTAGGTTTTCTCCAGTTTTTTATATTGTAAATAACACTTACAATACTAACATATTGGTAGGTAAATCTCTGCACACATTTGTGAGgatttccttagaataaataaataaattaccagTAGGGAAATTGCTAGTTCAAAGCACACGTGCATTTTTCCCCATTCGcttttattatgaaatacttCAAGCAATCCTAAAGTCTGCTGAATATGATAAGAAATACCTGGGTACCCAACATCCAGTTTGTCAGACCTTAATGTTTTGTCATGTTTGCTTCAGATCTATCTTCTTAGCAAAATAAAGTATTAAGACATATTGAAACACCCTATCTCACGCACCCAGGTCCAATTCTTTCGCTGGAGGAATCACTATCCTCAATTTGGTGTTTCTCAGTCACATGTGGGTTTTTAActtacatatgtatgcatatatatatgtatatatgcatttatagGTATATGCAAGCGTAAACAGTGTATGGTACTGTTCTACTTGCTTTTAAACTTCTTGCTGCAAATTTTCTCCTGCAACTTGCTCTTTTGGAATAACATTATACTTTTGAGGCTTATCCAACTTTACACACGTAGCTgtagttcatttgttttcatagCTGTTTCTATGGTATTCATTATATGACTATGCagtcaaattttcattttcttcttggtaGACATTTatattgtctccattttttcactgttataaacaACATTGCAATAATTATTCTTGTAAATATCATCTTGCGTTTACTGAGCAAGAGTTTCTACCTGGGCTGGAATTGCTGGGGCATAGAGTTTTCTTTGCTCTACATCCTAACCACCACGTGGTTTGGCTGGCGTTGCTACTCCCCATCTCAGACGCTGGTGATGTAGGAGAGTgctcatttctctgaattctgtcACCATGAAGTATTAGCAGTTTTTCACCTTTGCTAATTTTTTAGGCCAAAAAAAAGGTATCTGTTGATGAGGTCTAAAtacattttgattcatttttttctaattataaaaataacacaaattattttagaaaatttgaaaatacaggcaagcacaaaaagaaaagaataattccCTTTAATCCCACCACTCAAATATAATATCAAATAATACCTGACATTTGTGAAATTCTTACTCTATATATACCTAGGGCAGCTTTTGATACCTAATATTTCACAAACAGGATTCACTAATACGTATTTAATAtacatgtgatatatatatatatatatacacacatatatatggtaaatatacatatgtatatatttaacctTTACAAAAAAGGTACTACTTTTTTATAAACTAGTTTTTTTCACCTAACAAATAAGTCACAATCATTTTCTCATAATATCTGTATTCTGGACTGGAGAGTGTTATTTAAAGAGTTCCACATTCATATCCATCTGTCTCCCTTCACCATCCAGAAACTAAGGACCAAACTGAGCCCAGCAGTGAGTCCTAGGAAGCTGGCTTGCTGCTAGCTGTATACAGTGGTGTAACTGACTCAGCCGCAGTTGAGAATGGGAAATGGAATTAACATACAACTCTCACTACTCAGGGAAGCCAACTCCCACCTCTGCCTTAGAGCTTTCTGCTGGGGACTACCTATCCTATCTGTCCATCGGACAATATAACATGCAACTCCTTTTAGCTACTAGATCTCCTGTGCCCTCATCCCATACTCTTTTAGGttttctcaccaccaccacccttcaATGTGAACATATTACCTACATTCTCTGCCTCTTGTCTTCACTGTCTGCCCCCCAAAACACCAAGCTCTCCAGACACTGACCCACAGGAAGTTTGATATTCCATTCTCTTATGTAGCCTGGCCTATGTGTACACTTGAGGAGGTGAACTATATTTGGATTTGATCCAGCTTCCATGGCAGAAAAGAGTCTGCAATGGGTGTACCATTGCTCACCTAGACTATTGCAATAGCTCTCACTCCCTCAAGTGTTGCCTTTCTCACCACTGCACCTTCTGCTCCACAAATCCACCCACATAGCTGTAAGTGAGCTTCCTAAAAATTCATTGTTTTGCCATTTCTCTGCATAAAATACTCCAGTGTGCCACCATGGCCTATGGGATGAAGCCCAAGTTCCTGTTGCAAAGTCCTCTGTGATCTCTGTTGCCGCTCCTATAGCCATTCCACCTATCACTTCTGCGTCACTCTGTCTGCTCTAGTAATTCTGAGTTGTTGTTCCCTGCCCTCCTGACACCATTTCACACCCTTGTGCCTTTGCACATACTTCTCTTCCAGTGTAAAATGCTCCCCCCTTCTTATCTGCCtggaaaactcctattcatccttcaaagtcCTATTCCAAAGATAGTCCCAGAAACTCAAAGTACCACCCTACATATtctttattaattacaaagaggaaaagTTACCTTTACCATGTAGAAACCTAGCTAATGCCACCTTAACCTGGTGGTCaaatttatcatcatcattaatgGGACAAACAGACATCATATGCCCCCAATGAATGATGCAATCTGATACTATTCTTGTCAAAAATAGTTCACCTGAATCTAATCCTGAAGGAACAAACACTTccaaatggaaagattttctgCAAAACTGGCCtgaactcttcaaaaatgtcagtggCCAGGAAagaccaaagcaaaacaaaaggcTCAGAAATGGTTCCaaaattaaaagatgctcaagaagcataacaactaaatgcaatgtgtgatcctTGATTCCATCCTGgatcaaaggggaaaaaacagctACAAATAACATTATTTAGAGGACTGGTGAATTTTGAATATGGATTATATATTAGATAATAAAGGTGggtcaatgttaaatttcctgagtaCAGTCATTGTATTGTGGTTACGGAGGAGagtgtccttgttcttaggacaCGTTGAAAGGGCTAAAGTGTTGCTATATCTGCAGTTAGCAATGGTTcagcaaaaagaaacaagtaaacagataaatatgtgtgtttgtatatctaAATAGAGAGACAAAGGAAATGCGATGGCAAGTGTTGACAATAGAGAAATTACAGGTGAAGGGTACACAGGTGCTCATTATTCTATTCACCTTTGctgtaggtttgaaatttttcaaaaccaAAACTTGGACagaataagtaataaaaacaaacaaatgaacaaaaagctTTGTTCCAGGTCATGTTTTCTGTGAAGCCTTTCATGATAGCCTTCCTGGCTGCCCTGGTCCCCTAGCACAGACGCACATAAAACAATGAATCACCCTCTCTTCCGGACTCTTTCATGATTATGTATCTCTCTGACTAAACTGTAAGCTCTTTGATATCTGGGCCTGTGTGTGTTGTGTTGGATCTACACAATGCTAGAACTGTACCTGACACTGACTGGATGCTCAgctgatgcttttttaaaaaaattaatcgaGCTGATTCTTGAGGCTTGGAAAGGATTCAGTAAGCAAGAAGGAGCAAGAGCGTTTTCTCAAGGGAGAGGAGTGGCAGGAATGTATATGTTGCAATTACCAAGAACGTTTGATTTGTTCGGTCAGAACTGAAGATTTACATACGTGAAAATGCCTAACACACAATAgattcttaataaaaatttggtgaataaatgaatgaatgagatcgGAAAGGCAGGCTTAGATCAGAGAGGAAAGGGCCTTGACTACTGAATTGAGAAATCTGAGTGTTAACTAGTTCTTGACACCCAGGGTCTTTTCCCAGTGGCAGGAAGAGAGTGTGTTCTTCAGCAAGTCCCTCGTACATGTTTCCCCctaaataataaggaaaagtaGAGTTAAGTGAAAGTCTGAAAGTGACCAATTTCCAAACTTAGGAGGAGGAAACATCTTCTCATCCACCCAGGAGAAGTCCTACAGTGGAGTTTTAAGACATCCAAAAATCCCTCAGATGAAAGGGCATCACAGAATATTGGCTGGAAAAATACATGAATCTATTTAATATGAGCCATGCTTGTCTTTGAGAATAGTGTATGGAATTTTTTGGttaattttactatatatatatatatatatatatatatatatatatatatatatatatatatatatatatatataggttttttttttttttggctgtgctgcgcggcttgtgggatcttagttccctgaccagggattgaacccggggccactGTAGTGAAAGcgttgagtcctaaccactggactgccagggaagtccctaattttactacatttttaaaatttaaggagCATACCTTTGCACACAACCCCAAAATGACAAGGAGTGATGGGGAAGTGATGAGTCTCTGAGCTGCTCTGTGAAAGAATTTGTTAGTTTTAGGTTATAGTTGTTTCGAATCTTCAGTCAAATTCTACAAAAATCTTAGCTGAGAGGAAAGGCAAATCTCAGGGAgcgttttaaaaatctatttttggcCCAGTTATGATGTAGCATTGACTGGCTCCAGAATTTTTAACATTACTGGTTAGAAACCACTGGTGGCAGTCAAAATGACTTGTAGCTTACAAAGCATGCGGGCATTCTTTTTGGAGAAAGTAGACAAGAAAATTTGAGCTGTTGTTTCAGGTAATAAAGTAGAATCAAGTGATAAATCATTTGGGCTGTATGCACAAATGGACAGTGACACAGCTAAATTAGTCACAATTGTTCACCACAGGCCAACTTCATGATAGATAAAGGGCTATATATCAGCAATGTTCCCTTAGAAACAGTCCTGATGTGTCTCTGAGCAGGAACATAATTCTATGGCTACAATCAACAAAGAAGTATCAGGCTAGCTCACCAAGCCCAACCAAACCCCTATCTCGCCGCAGTTTTATAAAGATTAGCATATCACATGAGCCAAATGCTGTGCCCCAGTGTAAAAATATGATACTGTTACTTTGTAGAAAAAGTGTAAGCCCTGTTCTTCAACACCAATAAAATAGAAGCATTCATAGATACTGAGTTCAGTGTGATCCAAAAACTGAAGCATAAAATAGCTATCTGgtaacagaacattttaaaacatcaagaCAGATAAGAACTCGGGCTCGGAAAATAAATGACtatgaagaaagataaaaagaagagagatctGGGGTTTCTCTGAAGACCCGGCTCTGCGGCCAAGTCCTCCCTGTAGCGAGCTGCCATTGCCATGGAAACCAGGGGCCTGTGACTCCAGCGCAGGGcggcgggggtggagggggtggggttgggggtggagacGGGGTGGTGACCTGTGACCGGTATACTGTCCCCCAGACCCTCTCCAAGAGACTCCACCGAGCTGCTGCTTCCTGAGCTCGCTCCCGGTAGCGGTGCCCCGAAGCAGCCAGGAGAGACCGCTGTCCCGTCGCCTTGATGACAACACCCCCGTGTCCCCTCCTGGCTCAGGCTGTCCATGGCCTCTCCCAGATAACCAGCAGTCTATACATCAGCAGCGGGGTGACAGCGAACAATGAACTCATGCTGTCTACCAACCACATCACGACAGTCATCAACGTGTCGGCGGAGGTGGACAACACGTTCTTTGAAGACATCCAGTACGTACGCGTGCCGGTGGTAGATGCTCCCACCTCGCACCTCTACGACTTTTTTGACCCTATTGCAGATCACATCCACAGCGTGGAAATGAAGCAGGGCCGAACGCTGCTGCACTGCGCCGCCGGGGTGAGCCGCTCTGCCACTCTCTGCCTCGCGTACCTCATGAAGTACCACTCCATGTCGCTGCTGGACGCCTACACGTGGACCAAGTCATGCCGCCCCATCATCCAGCCCAACATCGGCTTTTGGGAACAGCTTATCCATTATGAATTCAAGCTGTTTAGTAAGAACACCGTTCACATGATCAGTTCCCCGGTGGGTATGATTCCAGACATCTACGAGAAAGAGGTCTGTTTGATGATGACGATGTGAGCCATCCTGGTCAGCCTCTGACATCTGCTGCAAATCCTATATCAACATTGAACGATGAACTTTTGTTGgtaaaggaactagaaaccaCCTTTTAGAAGGGCAagcaaaaagggaggggggagttTTTAGCTTAGTATGCCTTatctttaaagaataaaattcattaaaagtaaaatggTGACAATGTTTCTTATCCTGTGAGCGGCACGGCATGGCTGCTGCGGCCTGGCAAGAGAGGAGGGTGCCGAAGGTGGTGCCCAGCTCAGATGGACCTGAACCCTGGGAACTGCCGGAGCAGACTACTAACCCAGGGGTGAGTCCCCCGCAGCcgttcctcccccccaccccccaacccagcGCCCCAATCCCACCTGGTTCTTCCCAATCCAAAGCCAGAAGCTTAGACATCGTGGTACCCGCTGCGTGCTTCTTACAGTAAGTGCCAACCTACTGGATAAGTGGCCTTCTTGGGGTTCTCTGGGAGTCCTGGGGGAGCCTCAGGCCACCCCTGACCCCACCTTCAACCACAGTGACCCAACTCTGGTTTTCTAGATTAGATTTACATgttaaatagttttcaaaaaaaaaccaattccactatataaagttttaaaatattttttccagtgctGTACTAAATGGCAAGGTCTTGAGTTGCCCTCAGCAATCCCCACCAGCCTTTGTGAAAAAGGAACATTAATCCTCTTCTCCAGGGCACTTGCTAAGAGAGAGAGCCCGCCTGACACAAGGCCTCCCTTGCTCTCATGGGCTTTGGCATGGTAGGCTGGAGCTGCTGGCCAGGACTGGCTCTGTCACCTCCTCCCATTGTAACTGGGGCCTCTcagagcctccatttccttacctGTCAAAACAGTGATAGCCTGTCTCtcccagggttgctgtgaggattagatTCCTTAGCATGGAACCTAGCAGGCGAATGGTTTCCTGCTTAGAGGAAAGGGCTGCTCTTGTTATTAAGGATAATCTTTAGCCCTGCTGGTTGGGGGTCAGCACATCCATCCTCACAGCGGCCTTTCCCCCATCTGTATACAGCCCTTTGTTGTCTACACAGCGCTCTTCTAAAAAATCATCTTGTCTATAAAAACAAATGGTCTAAGGTTCTTTTGGACCCTACCTCAGAGGAGGCCTACATTTAGAGCCTTTTCAGCGTTCCCATTGTGTCATTGTATTTAATCCATGTGAAAGCAAGAAACATCATTCCAGGGCCCCCTGTCCCCTACCCAAAGGCCTTATTTATAATCACTGACCATTAGAGCCAGCACCCTGGGGCTCCACCAGGATCCGTGAAGGCACTTGCCAAAGGGACGAATGAGTGGGCCCCAGAAGTAGGCCCTGGAATCCAGGATTGTTCAAGATCCCCAGGTATCTGGCTCTGGCTTGGGAGCAGCTATTCTAATCGAGAATTACTCTAGGTAAACAATATGAGACAAAGAGCACAACCACTGTGGTTGATGCAGACCTGAGGTTCCAGACCCCTTTCTCTCCAAACCCATCTCCACTCCCACTTCCACAAAAGGAGTGTCCAGGGATGCAAtttgggggagtgggggtgggggacattaTGAAAACCTCTGCTCTAGATGGATCCTCTCCTTTTACAGATAGAAGACCAGGCTCACAAAACACAAGGGCTAGTGTGGCAGATCCTCCACAAAGCAGCCTTTCCGGCAGAAACccagaaagaaaatttcttttcaagcatttttaaaagaaatttgtttgggtatatatatgtgcgtgtgttttcattttttttaatacctaaatTAACACACCATAAAATTAACTTTCTTTGGACATACAGTTCTATCACTGTTACCAATGGGTACATTGTGCAACCACTGCCACAATCAGGACACAGAGCAGTTCCATGACTCCAAAAATTTCCCTCATGTCTTCCCTTTGTAGTCAAACTCTGGCCCCCACCCTAACCTCTGTCAAACACTGATTGGTTCTCCATCTTATAGACTTGCCTTTAACAGAATGTCACATTCATTGACTCATACAGGATGCAACCTCTGGTGACCGGTTTCTCTCAGTCTTTGTGATTTACCCATGttgtactccattgtatggatgtaccacagtttgttttacATTCACCTGTGAAGGATATTTGGCTTTGTATTACTTTCCTCGGGGCTGctataagaaaataccaaaaactaggtgacttaaaacaacagaaatttattttctcacagttctggaagccagaatcCTAAATGGAGGTCTCTGCAGGGCCACGATCCCTCCGAAAACTGTCGGGGGTAGGGGGTCGGCGGTGGggggaatccttccttgcctcttcctagcttctggtggttgccagcaatccttgacattctttggcttgtagatgcatcactcccgTATCTG
This window of the Physeter macrocephalus isolate SW-GA chromosome 21, ASM283717v5, whole genome shotgun sequence genome carries:
- the DUSP21 gene encoding dual specificity protein phosphatase 21: MTTPPCPLLAQAVHGLSQITSSLYISSGVTANNELMLSTNHITTVINVSAEVDNTFFEDIQYVRVPVVDAPTSHLYDFFDPIADHIHSVEMKQGRTLLHCAAGVSRSATLCLAYLMKYHSMSLLDAYTWTKSCRPIIQPNIGFWEQLIHYEFKLFSKNTVHMISSPVGMIPDIYEKEVCLMMTM